The genomic segment GAGGAATGGCAGTTTCAGGGTCTCCTTAGTGTACAGGGTAAAACCCTCAGACTTACATTCTAAGAGATAAAAGTAAAAACACTCCTCAAGGTTATTTTCACTCTTATATCGTTTACCACAAACCCTTCCCAGTATCAACATCAGTGAATGGTAAACATAGCAGGAAAACTCACAGAAGGCCTGGGAGACCTACAGGCTCAGCAAAACTCGATAGAAAGGAGAAGACTAATTTTCCCAGAAAAAGGAGATCCCTCAATAAGTAAAGACAAATTAGAATTGTCatgtttaaacccacccagcagctctgcgggaaaactggcgatctgctcctgtaaaaattacactttaaaaaaccctatggcaattctactctgtcatatggggtcactatgagccaaaaattgacttgagagcacctaacaataacaacaaaacccaccaGGAGTATCTGACAATTTcgatattgttaggtgccatcacatcggctccgactcacagcgacactgtgtacaacagaatgaggcactgcccggtcctatgtcatcctcacaattgttgcagccactgtgttgttgaggttcttcctctttttcactgaccctctactctaccaagcatgatgtccttctccagggactgatccctcctcacaacctgtccaaagtatgtgagacatagtctcgccatccttgcttctaaggagcattcttagaTAAGAGAACATAGTCATTCCTTCCACAGATATTTGAACACCAGTTAATGTACCAGCTCAGGCAACCTGGTTCCTGACCTTGATCATCTATATCTCTTGGACCCGTGCTACAAAAACTGTTACATCTAGATGAGAGAGTAAAGGCAATATTATAAGTTAAGGAAGTATTGGATTAGCAGTCAGGAGCTCTGGCCTCTGTCTTGCCACCAACTAGTTCTCTCTGCCTCCATTTCTTATTAATGAAATATGTGTGTTGGGTggcagaggtggggaggagagggaagTAAACCAGAGCCAAAAATCTTTTTTCCAGCTCTCAAATCCCATAGTTTCTTATTTTGAAttgttaaacttttaaaaattgttaacatgaatcttaaatatttttcttcttctcatgAACGTTAGTCCCAGACCTTCAGCTAGACAGGATACCAGCAGTTCTTGAAATATAGGTATTCTGGCCTTAAATTTAAGCATCTAACTCCCCCTCCAGCTCTGGTTGATGTCAGCATGGGAGAGGCAGAACACACTGTCGTAAACATACACTGAACTCTGAGTCCATCCTGAGTCAACCACCAGGTACTACCTTGGGGGACATCCTTTAACTTCTCtagccacatttttttttccccaagtgtaAAATGGGAACACTTATCTCTTGGGGGTCAGTGGGGCAGTTAGAAGGGAAAATAGATATGACAGTGCAGAATAAGTGTAGGAGAGAGACGAGTGTTGGATGCTAATTCAACCAGTGTTTACTGGCATCCTGGCCAGGCCCTGCAAGCATAAACCACGTTAAATGTACTTAGAGTCTGATGAAAACCTCTGAGGACAGTGCCAAGTGAGCGTTGCTGTAATGGCACTATGGATAAAGGATATACTTCAGACTGCCTAGGAGAATTGGgtactgctgttgggtgaaggTAGACTTGAGCTGAGTCTTCAAAGACTCTTTTTCAAGTGAAAAAGAGCCTCTGACCCTCCAGTGTTctgcacatctttcttcctcacgCCCCACTCCTCACTCTAATGTAATCTGCTTTGATTTGGGTGATCCTCTGTGGTAAGAAGATACCACTATAAATTCCGCTCTTCTCACTGTCTCATAAGGTTGTTATGCATgaaaatacatgtaaagtgcttgaTACACTGCAGAATACGTAAGTGATTAATTGGTATCAATTATTGATAAATTACTATCACTTCTCCCAAAGCTGTTAGGCTTCCTTAGTTAAAACTCTCGTAGCTGTAATGCTTTACAAGTTCCAATACTTAATTACTGTTACATAAAGTAGCAACTTGTCCTATTCAGgaaccctggaggtgcagtggttaagcgtttgactgcCAACCGAacatcaacagttcgaatccaccagcagctctttggaaatcctgtggggcagttctactctgtcctgcctgtacagtcactaagagtcggaatcagctcaaaggCCATGAGTTTTTTGTCCTGTTCTACGGCAGCCTTTAGTACAATATCAGAAGCATTTGCTTAAATACTTGTGACTCTAGCAAGTGGAGCCATTTCTGGAACAATCTATCTGGCCTCTACCACTTCAGCAAACTTCATTAAACTCTAATCCAAAAACTCATACCTCTGAGGGAGTGGGATGGGACAGTTATACTTGCAGTTATAAACTTAGAACTGTTTTGTTCTGAGCTATGAATGGAATTGGATAAATTTGTTACAATCCTTAAATAAGGAATAGGcatctatatttttttccttccagcacagaaaacaagaaaacagTTCTAGGACAATGCCAAACCTTCTATATCTCTAAATCCGCAGCATCTagcatacatatattttttggagaagtgtctattcacatcctttgcctgttttttaattgggttatttttcttttttattgttgagttgtaagagttctttatatattctggatagaaGTCTGtacagatatatgatttgcaaatattttcttccattctgtgggtGGTTTTTTCACTTCCTTGATAGTGTCTTTTCAAACACAAACACTTTTAATTTCAGTGAATTTCAACTTATTTGTTATTTCTGCATCatgggattttgtttgtttttaaacagtaTCTTAAAGCCTTTTGCATGTCAGCTATTGCAGGCATGTgccatttttctttgtcttcatgGAATTCCATGGTATGGCATTCTACCAGAATTTctttaaacacatttttttttttttaattaagatggACTGGTTTTCAGTTTCTTACCGTTACAGATAGTACTGGAGTGACCAACCTTGAGCATACATCTCTTTTACAAATAACTTCATAGGATAAATTCCTGAGTGGAACTGTGTGAATCAAAGAGCGTGTGTGTTTAAAATCTTAGTAGATATTACCAAATTTCCCTCTAAAACAACAGTCCGAATGCCTCATGTCTATCATACTCAACTATACTGGCTGTGATGAGACTTCCATTTTATGGAAGAGTTTGTTTAGAgcaagctattttttttatattatcattTATTTAACTGTTACTTTTACAACCTAACTGGGACCAATATTCTTTGTAGATGTCTCTTCTTCCACAGGATAAGTTCCAAGAATTAAAACTGAGGGTTCAAAGACAGGCTCTCAGAACTTTATCCACTTGCTTTCTAAACCCTTGTTTGTATGTCTCCCCACAGAGTCAAGAAAGTATTACCATTGTTGGAGGATGTCAGATTGCAACTTCCAGTATATTTCAAATGCCTTGGAGGAGAACAAGCTGCAGTACAGCTGCTGCCAGAAAGACCTGTGTAACGGTCATCCTGGGATGACCTTCCCAGGAAAAACAGCTCTGCTAATGGCCCCACTGCTGGTGGCAGCCTGGAACCTCTGTCTCTAAATTCACACCAGGAGGGCTTCCCCTAAACTCATTTTGGTATATTCCCCTTTTCCTTGCCACTTCATTTCAAAGGCTTTATTTTTCCAAGCAGATCctgttggggaagaatataaAATTAGTTTGAGCAGTTTGTCTAagagagaggacactgagagacTTTGAAGATCAGTCCTTTTCAGGGGGGCACGTGTGACATGAGGAGCTAGGTTCCTCTGCTCTTTGGAGGACCAGCTTTGCCTTAACAGCTTAGGTAGCTTCTCTGCAGTATTCAGTTATTTCCCCTCTGGTTCCTTGTGTTACCCAATTAGGGTTCGTGCCttggagcagttgagccaatgaaacatactccaagtcagaaagagtgagaaagtttataaaggagatgtatacattaccggggacccagcagcaacacagatcgtctctatggagtcccaaagagcaattttaaatTATAACTTGCACACActtttacaagggttagaagtgccTTTGTAGTTATTTGGCTGGAGGTATGCTcaagaggagttattcattacagcATAGTGACAAAAGATACCTGCCAGACATCTCTTTATTAGGTTAAAGATATACATACCAGATACCTGGGTGATTTTCTTGTGGGGGCTGTCAGCCACAGGTGGtcggacagaacaaaaggttatttgcatcaggtaaaaacaaaaaagagtcaTTAACactaggtcaaaacaaagtcattaacagaggtatgtgaaggaggaggcaggcagagcaagGAGAAgaacttataggttcatcatggtTTATCATGGCATTAGTTACGTCAAACTCtcagtcacccattttgaaaaaggagaaaacatgcttgggagtattggggtcacacTTGGGTATAGTTAAATAGTATGATCAGTACTttgtggggcggggagggggagaaggaCCTTTTTTAACATTCTCTTTCTTGTGGAATGCTTTCATGCTTTCCTGTCACGGCCCCTGTGTTGCCATGCAGACCTGGTGAATGTTCTGGATGGTGGGCCATCTGCCGGGGCAAAAAGATTCTTAATGCTGAGTGATTGGAATGACTGTGTATTTCAATGAGAAGGTGTGTGGCAAGGAAGAGGGGAGGGTAAGCTTTCCAGATGGGAGGGAATGGAAACACAAAGTTAGTTTGCTGAAAAATTTCATCCCTAACTTTTGTATGGGCTTTGCTGTCTTTCACTAGAAAAACTTAGAGAATAAATTAATAGGGCTTTTAAAGCtatttttctccccctctccccccagTGATGTAATATCTTGGCTTTGCTACagttaaataataaatattttatgctaCATGTATTAAGTATGTTTATGTTAAAAGTTACTGGTAGGAAAACTCTGTGTCTGTATATAGTATGAATGCGAAGGAACAGCCTTTAGGGTTGCAGTTTGGGACTTCCAAATGCCATCATTAACAGCAACAGATCTGAAGGCATGTCTTTTCCCTGCCCATCCAGCCTGTTGACTCTTGGCTGATTTAGCACAGATTGTAAGGGCTACTAGCATAACAGGCTTTCTGGGAAGCTCTACTGGTTTCCTAAAAAAATGATAACACCCCTTTCGGGAGGGTGGAGTTGTTCCTTTTTCCTGTGGGTACTGGTGAATAATTCTCAAGATCTGGTAGACTTAGTGATATTTATAGCCTTATGAGCTTGTCTGTCTTTGACAGCATAGCCTGATTTTTGCAAATGAAAATGGAAGTCTTAAtgaaattaagttttttttttttaaccccttgaTTATATAATCTGCTAGACAAACTGGAAGAGCTAATGGTGACTTTCTGAAAATGAAATCTAATCAAATGGATATGAGTGTGGTTATTGGCCCAAAAGGATAAAAGCATATGCAATATACCCAGTGTTAGCAACTGGAAGAAGAGGTCTTGGGCAGTACTGGTTCTTTTCTGTTGAGGCCATTACTTGACCATCGACAGAGATTGCCTCATCAACACCTGTGTTCCCCTGGTGTTCTGTGGTCTGTTGGCTCAGTGCTTCCCCTTGAATCATCTTTAATTCTTTGTTCCAAGACAGAATACTAGCTGTGACTCTTTCCACAATCAAATTTTCTCTGCTTGGGAAAGTACTAACCATGCCCACAGCCACTAGCTGAGGAAAGCAGCTATTTCATATAGGACTTTTTGGTTCTAAGGAGTGACAACCAACTTTGACTCACTTAAGCAGAAAATGAATTTTTTGGAACTTCATTCAACCAGACTCCAAAAAGCCAGGAGTTGAGCAGTTCCAGGAATCTCTCTTGGGATTAGATTCCAAGGTTAGACTGTATGACTGGCCTATCATTTGTCGCGTTACCCACTTTTTGGCCAAGGCACATTGAGGAAAGGGTAATTTTCTAAAGCTGAATCTTGGGTGCTACTAAATGGGAGATGGGGATAGAACTGTTGAGCAATCAGAATCATCAAGGGTCATATAAATGACCGTAAACTTAGGAGTTCCTGTAGCAAGCTGTTATTTCTCTCAGACTTTAGTTTGTAAGATTTTAGTTTGTAAAAATTTTGCTTACTCTACAAGTACCAGGAGACCCATCTACCAAGTAAAACAAGAATAAGGGCTGGACCACATtttttagaaacttttttttttgaaagagtgGGTGTTGGGAAGAAAGATGGGAATGCCTTGACCCCAAGTCTGTACCAACACAATGGTTAATTCAGATGAGTAATAAAAGAAAGACTGTCCTGGGCTTCTCGGAATAGCTGGGCCCTTGAATTGTGGCACAAACAACTTCTAATTATGTCAGCCTCTGCCAGGAAGAGGGGTGGGAGGTCAGAGGCTGTGGTGATGGTGGCCTCGCCCTGAGAACTGGGGAACTGTTGGGAAGCTGTAGGGAGGAATGGTGATGAGGCTGGTGCTGGAGCTAAGACAGGAAAAAGAAGGGCCTCCAAATCATGTGCAATTCACATAAAGTTACCAAGTAACAGGAAACAGAccagggcgcagaaacaaagccattccccagaacagtggggcagggtatctgAAAACAGCCTGCAAACTtccttaaagttgtctttcagaagcagctaggtgaaaccagccccagggacatgggcagaacatccacctgtgaccactgtgtgacttttcaccaggggcagtgaggagcTGCAGCCGTGGCTGGAGAATCGAACTCGGAACAGGTGACTGTGCAGatgcaacaccccataataagtcctgctatggaTCCCAGAAGCCTCAGGGACAGGAGCTGTCTTAAAGCCATCTTAAAAAGCTGTGCACGCACACCTTAGTTAACCTATCCCCACCCAAAACAGGCCACTTGCCAGAAAACCCTGCCTATGcctctgaataaacatgaatcttcccCTACccctcaataattttttaaaacccaTGCAAGTCCTTTGTTCTGAGAGATGGGGGTGAGCATTGCCTAGGCCCCCCATGTCTCTGCTTACAAGCCTcttttaataaagctttgctcgtgtggaaaattctctgtgccttacctgttcattcttgaccagtgagaggcaagaaccttatttaatTAAAGGCATAGAGGCGCCGGTAATGGAGTCAGCCTGCCTGGTTAGAATGCCAGTTCTGACCAACCACAGGACCtgaagcaagttacttaacctctgtgtGCCTCAGTCTCTTCAgctggaaaatggggataatagcacCTGTGCTTGTTGGAAAAATTAAATGTGTTAAGTGCCTGATACACAGTAGCCTGTCTTTATATGCTTAGCATTATCCTCAGCAAGGTAACAGGTAAGCTGCTTCTTAGGTATGTCACTTGGTAAATTATCTGGAATCAATTTGGTTTTCTAGGAGGGACACCCCCTGCTCCATCTTCCTCATCAATTCACCAGCCTTAATGGTGAATGGCGGAATTCATGTATAACTGCATAATAACCATAGCCACATTTTATTGACACACCTACCATGTGTCCCAGGTACtgcttatacatatttttatcaaATACATCAACTCTGTGAAGTAGATActgtcttcattttacagatcagaaatTTGAGCTTCAGAGAACTGAcatgactttcccaaggtcacaaggAGTCCTAGATTCAAACACAAATATGTTGTATTCCAAGACACAATCACCACACTCCCCTAGAACCTGTCCTGTGCCAAGGCAGGCATGGCAAATCGTAACATACCCCTGACAAAGCTGAGAATCAGGTAAAGGTGTGATTGCTGGCAGTGTCTAGATACAGAGCTAACATGATGGAAGGGAGGTGGGACTCCTTAACGAGCAAGTCCAAGAGGGGCTTTCTGCACTGTCTCTGAAGGAAGGAGGCAAATAGATGACTGAGAGAACCGAAAAACAATACCCTACAGGCTCCCAGGAACTCCTGGTTGGGGAGGACTGTGGCACTGAAAAATTGTCAACCCCAATTTCATTGATTCAGCCCAGGTTAAATGTAGCATTGAAGTCAGGATGTTGGAAAGGAAACTCCGCCACACTATGTCACATTTCTTAAAAGAGACACTCCTGGCTTTCCTCCTGAGAGTGGAGAGGAAAGACTGCCTGGTTGGTGAGTTTTGAGAAGAGACCAGACCTGCCCTTGGCCTGCTCTTCGCTGTGCCAGGAGAGGCCCTTTCCCCATGGACAAGGTCTTGCATTGGATGAGTAAGCTCAATTCAGAGGTGCCATATTATATTAGCAAGCTGATCTGACTATAAGACCCAAAACCACGTTCTCCAACCAAGCTTGATCAGCAAGAAAAGGCAGTATTTTTTTACCTCCTCTACTCCACACTTGTGTGTCTTTCTCCATCTATTGTTTCCAAATTCAGGCGGGGAGCAGGGGTGTTAGGAATTGAATTCCACAAGCCCCAGCACAATGGCACTTAAATGGTAGTTTGAGTGGAGAGGTAGTTGACACTAGAGCCTCAGAGCTGAGGGAGAGAAATATTCTGATTAAATTGGGTTCAGTTCTGCTCCGTCTTCACTGCCAACTTGAGTTTCCTGGAACTGGTATTTGCAGGAAGAGCCTGAGGATTTTTTTGCCTTAACTACCACAAGTTGTTATTACCCCGTCTAGACTTTACCTCCAGACCTCAGTGTTTGTTTATTGTGGCACctgagttttctttcttcttgtgtggttgttaaccaaaaatcaaaccccttgccatcacaTCAattctggcaaccccatgtaatacaggatagaacttctccatagggtttttggctGAAATCTgtatagaagcagatcgccaggtctttcttctgccatGCAGCTGgcagggtttgaactgccagtctttaggttagtagccaagttcaaACTCTGCGACTCAGGGTCCTGTGGTTGTTAGAGGACACAATTTTCTCATCAACTTCATATTTACCCATGGGCTATAACTTCATGGATTATGTTATAATTCAGCCATCCATTATAAAAATCTGTTTAGATTATCTTAGagttaagggggaaaaaatctgTAAGCTTTTTCTCCTTGAATGAGTATATACAAGTAAAACTGTGATTATATTGCATCACttaaaaaacaaaggcaaaatcTCTGAACTTTTCTAAGATCATTCAATACATAACAAGagctaatgtttattgagcacttaccataGCTAATTACTTAGATTGCCTCTTTAATCTTGCCAATCCAAGCAAGTAGATGCCACTATTATTTGTATTTTATGGATGAAAAACAGATTTAGAAAGGTTCAGCCACACAGGTCAAGTATATAGTGGATTTAGGTCTTGGTTCCAGGTATGAGTCTAAAACCCAGGGTCTTACTACTTTTATGGTTCCCACAACATGTAACACTGTTTAAAATGTCCCCAAGTGTTTATAGAGTCCTATTATGTGCTCCTACCCCCTCTCAGTTTATCCTACTATGGTAGCTTGCGTCATACTatgatgctggacgctatgccaccgatatttcaaataccaggagagttacccatggtggacacgtatcagcagagcttccaggctaaggctaggaagaaaggcctaattctgaaagttagccaatgaaaaccccatggatcacaacagaatattatccaagACTTCAACTCGCTTATTTCGGAtgcattgtcaggagggaccaattgctggagaaggacatcgtgtttggtaaagtggagggccagtgaaagtgaggaaaaccctccatgagatagactgacacgaGAGCTGCCAAGtatggactcaaacgtaccaatgaccatgaagagaGGGCAGGACCGGGTAATATTTTGTCCGTTATGCATaggatcgccgtgagtcagagctgactccacaaTAACTAACAACAACGTTACCAGGTCAGCATAATAGAATCCTTGGGATGGAtccttgccttcaaggagcttataGCAAGTGTGGGAAGAAAAGCTTCCCAGCTTCAAACAAGCCCCTTGGTGGGGATAGCTGCCCCTTACATTTGGACTGAGCGTCCAAGTTTATAAAGTGCTTCACACACACTATTCTCTCTCTGATTATCATAAACAACCATCTAAGGCAACTTGGttctcatttctatttttttttaaataatttttattgtgctttaagtgaaagtttacaagtcagtctcttacacaaaaacccatacacaccttgctacacgctcccaattactctccccctaatgagacagcctgctctctccctc from the Loxodonta africana isolate mLoxAfr1 chromosome 7, mLoxAfr1.hap2, whole genome shotgun sequence genome contains:
- the CD59 gene encoding CD59 glycoprotein; this translates as MGSKGGFVLLWPLLILAVLCHSGYSLLCYSCLPTGHPCTQTTNCTYPLNSCLFVQAESRKYYHCWRMSDCNFQYISNALEENKLQYSCCQKDLCNGHPGMTFPGKTALLMAPLLVAAWNLCL